The Flavobacteriales bacterium genome segment TACTAGTGACCAAATCGGTCATCGGTTCTGCCAAACGATTCTTTGAGAAAGATAGGAAGATGGCTCTTTTCATCATGATCATCTCCCACGTGCAATTGCTTTTGGGATTCAGTTTGTATTTCATGCGGGGCTATCAAGGTCAATTGGGTGAGATGGGTAATGCGCTGTTGCGATTCCGTTCCTTGGAACATCCGCTGGGTATGGTCATCGCCATCCTGTTGATCACCATGGGCTATGGACGAATAAAACGTGCGACCAGCGATGCAGCCAAGTTCAAGGCGGTCAAGGTCCTCTATGGTATTGCTTTGATCATTATTCTCATCTCTATCCCCTGGCCCTTCAGGGAAGGCATGGCGCACTACGGTTGGTTCTGATTTGGAGGATCTGATCGCATATTTCTCAGACATTCCTTCTTCTCACCGGACGGTCATTTTGGTCTCTGGGCTGATGTTCTTCTGGATGCTGGAAGGGCTGCTCCCCATTGTGCGTTTCACCTACAACAAGTGGAAGCATGCCGGGCTCAATCTCTTCTTCACTTTCACTACGGCCATTGTCAATTTTGCTTTTGCGGTGCTGATCGTCAAGACCAGCGATCTATTCGTGGCTGAAGGATGGGGAGTTCTGCACCTGATCGAACTGCCCTTCTGGGCTCAGCTCATCATCGGATTCATGATCCTTGACCTCGTAGGGGCCTATTTGATCCACTGGATGGAGCACAAGGTGCACTGGATGTGGAAATTCCATGTCATCCATCACAGTGATGAGCAGGTGGATAGCACTTCTGCACTGAGACACCATCCGGGAGAAAGTGTGTTCCGGGCAGTGTTCACGCTAGTGGCAGTCATGGTGGCGGGAGCGCCTATGTGGATGGTGATGGTCTACCAGAGTCTGAGCGTCTTCCTTTCTCAATTCAATCATTCCAATCTGGAACTACCCGCCTGGCTGGAGAAGAGCATGCGATGGGTGCTCATCACCCCAGGGATGCATCGAGTGCATCATCATGCTGAATTGCCATACACCGATACCAACTATGGAAACATCTTCCCCTTCTGGGACCGCATATTCGGTACCTACTCCGAACTGGAGAAGGATCGGATCCAATACGGCCTGGATGTCTTTGACAAACGGGACGATCATCTGGGGGATCTCTTAGGCCTGCCTTTTGATGGTAAACGGTATAGAAAAGGAGAACGTCAATGAAACCCGATCCCATCTCGACCGATCTCATTCAAGAGACCTGCGTATTGGTAGGAGTCATCAATGATCAGCAGGATGATGAGCAGGTCAAAGAGTATCTCGATGAATTGGCTTTTCTTGCCGAGACGGCCGGCTGTCTCACCGAGAAACGATTTGTACAGCGCCTCAAACAGCACAATCCGGCCACCTTCATCGGTTCTGGAAAGCTGCAGGAGATCAAGGAATATGTCAAAGAGAACGAGATCGACATGGTCATCTTCGATGATGACCTGAGCGCCACACAGATCCGGAATATCGAGCAGGAGCTCAAGGTCAAGATCCTGGACAGGAGCAATCTCATCCTGGACATCTTCGCCTCGCGAGCGCGTACCGCTCATGCCAAGACACAGGTCGAACTTGCACAATACGAGTATCTCCTTCCACGCCTGACGCGTATGTGGACACACCTCAGTCGGCAGAAAGGAGGGGTAGGGATGCGCGGACCTGGGGAGACCCAGATAGAGAGCGATAGACGGGCCATCCAACAGAAGATCGCCAAGCTCAAGAAGGAGATTGAGAAGATCGATAAGCAGATGGCCACTCAGCGTGGAAATCGCGGAGCTCTCGTGCGCGTAGCGCTGGTCGGCTATACCAATGTGGGTAAAAGCACCCTGATGAACCTGCTGAGCAAAAGCGATGTTTTTGCAGAAAATAAGCTCTTTGCCACCTTGGACACCACCGTGCGCAAGATCACCTTACACAATGTGCCTTGCCTGCTCAGTGATACGGTAGGGTTCATACGTAAACTCCCCACCCAGCTTATCGAGAGTTTCAAATCCACCTTGGATGA includes the following:
- a CDS encoding cytochrome B produces the protein LVTKSVIGSAKRFFEKDRKMALFIMIISHVQLLLGFSLYFMRGYQGQLGEMGNALLRFRSLEHPLGMVIAILLITMGYGRIKRATSDAAKFKAVKVLYGIALIIILISIPWPFREGMAHYGWF
- a CDS encoding sterol desaturase family protein, with the translated sequence MEDLIAYFSDIPSSHRTVILVSGLMFFWMLEGLLPIVRFTYNKWKHAGLNLFFTFTTAIVNFAFAVLIVKTSDLFVAEGWGVLHLIELPFWAQLIIGFMILDLVGAYLIHWMEHKVHWMWKFHVIHHSDEQVDSTSALRHHPGESVFRAVFTLVAVMVAGAPMWMVMVYQSLSVFLSQFNHSNLELPAWLEKSMRWVLITPGMHRVHHHAELPYTDTNYGNIFPFWDRIFGTYSELEKDRIQYGLDVFDKRDDHLGDLLGLPFDGKRYRKGERQ
- the hflX gene encoding GTPase HflX; amino-acid sequence: MKPDPISTDLIQETCVLVGVINDQQDDEQVKEYLDELAFLAETAGCLTEKRFVQRLKQHNPATFIGSGKLQEIKEYVKENEIDMVIFDDDLSATQIRNIEQELKVKILDRSNLILDIFASRARTAHAKTQVELAQYEYLLPRLTRMWTHLSRQKGGVGMRGPGETQIESDRRAIQQKIAKLKKEIEKIDKQMATQRGNRGALVRVALVGYTNVGKSTLMNLLSKSDVFAENKLFATLDTTVRKITLHNVPCLLSDTVGFIRKLPTQLIESFKSTLDEVREADILVHVLDISHPNFEDQYDVVKATLSEIVGDEKETIVVFNKLDAYKDEQSDIIPDEHHEHLLDELKKTWMAKLDGDRAIFISAQKKINIEELREVLYERVKAIHAVRFPYNNFLY